One genomic window of Planctomycetaceae bacterium includes the following:
- a CDS encoding ATP-binding protein — MKRLTVGTRISIGLVCSMLGILLAANYVGLLPDRERMIIGHRAQVAESLAFSASALIQQDNIDGLSAVMKGLVDRHDDLQSVGIRNHSDGLLVDSGRHGELWPADQPITSDAEHMQVPLTRGDDAQWGQIELCFAPLHTSGWWAPLRSQLVVLLAFCAIGGFFAFRTFLRFVLKNLDPSRAVPRRVREALDILAEGLMIVGVDDRILLANKALASVTGQDAESLIGRKASELGFRCRVPGGSQPWTEAFAQEKSLSNVTMDYFAADGARIFNVNCSPLLGNGGKNRGVMVTFDDVTTLEQHKIELRAAKDEADAANKAKSDFLANMSHEIRNPMNAIVGFTDILRRGLEENETTRTEYLNTIHASGTHLMDLINDILDLSKIEAGKMEMELCDCSPFQVVAEVVNVMQMKAQQQNLVLESSVRGKIPRMILTDQTRLRQILMNLVGNAIKFTQQGSVRIVTELIDDPRRPMLKFEVSDTGIGMTAEQCGKIFEEFTQADSSVNRRFGGTGLGLAISKRLTEALGGTIEVSSRSGQGSTFTFTVTTGNISMVPRIDHDTAVTDLRNTYQRHKSGLSVTFKRARVLITDDTAANRQLVGLVLRRAGLHVEEAKNGLEAVKRATAEKFDLLLMDMQMPVMDGFTATRKLREKGMNAPIIALTANVMASDRERCEQAGCSGFLTKPIDIDNLLQALAERLPTADVRQEATAGTETTNFNPYVDQPAPGEKRSPAAPKGAAPAIARSAGVRPPVRSAEQKSPAPQPAVPKSRPAVPPTRRAVETQVAAPKQQPESTRRPASKPKTSRAPITSTLPMEIPEFREIVEQFVGGLSTTLGTMQSAWDRRDFATLRDHAHRLKGTGGTVGFHQFTAPAAALQDRAEQRAEADIDELLAELHELSHAIQLPGCGDLCGVAD; from the coding sequence ATGAAACGCCTGACTGTCGGAACCCGCATTTCAATCGGCCTGGTTTGTTCCATGCTGGGCATTCTGCTGGCCGCCAACTACGTCGGTCTGCTGCCGGATCGCGAACGGATGATTATCGGTCATCGCGCGCAGGTGGCCGAAAGCCTGGCGTTCAGCGCATCGGCTTTGATTCAGCAGGACAACATCGACGGTCTGTCGGCGGTGATGAAGGGACTGGTCGACCGACACGACGACCTGCAATCCGTCGGCATTCGAAATCATTCCGACGGACTGCTGGTGGACAGCGGCCGTCACGGAGAATTGTGGCCCGCTGACCAGCCGATAACCTCCGATGCCGAACACATGCAGGTGCCTCTGACGCGAGGCGACGATGCTCAGTGGGGTCAGATCGAACTGTGCTTTGCTCCGCTTCACACCAGCGGCTGGTGGGCTCCGCTGCGTTCGCAACTTGTTGTACTGCTGGCCTTCTGTGCCATCGGTGGCTTCTTTGCCTTTCGCACGTTTCTGAGATTCGTTCTGAAGAACCTGGACCCTTCGCGAGCCGTGCCCAGGCGCGTCCGCGAGGCATTGGACATTCTGGCTGAAGGTCTGATGATCGTGGGCGTCGACGACCGCATCCTGCTGGCCAACAAAGCTCTGGCCAGTGTCACCGGCCAGGACGCCGAAAGTCTGATCGGCAGGAAAGCATCGGAACTGGGATTTCGCTGTCGAGTACCCGGCGGCAGTCAGCCGTGGACGGAAGCCTTCGCGCAGGAGAAATCGCTGTCCAACGTCACGATGGACTACTTCGCCGCTGACGGTGCCCGCATCTTTAACGTCAACTGTTCGCCGCTGCTGGGCAATGGCGGAAAGAACCGGGGAGTGATGGTGACGTTTGATGATGTCACCACTCTGGAACAGCACAAGATTGAACTTCGCGCCGCCAAGGACGAAGCCGACGCCGCCAACAAGGCCAAAAGCGATTTTCTGGCAAACATGAGCCACGAAATCCGCAATCCCATGAACGCCATCGTCGGATTTACCGACATCCTGCGCCGCGGACTGGAAGAAAACGAAACCACTCGCACGGAATATCTGAACACGATTCACGCCAGCGGCACTCACCTGATGGATCTGATCAACGACATTCTGGACCTGTCGAAGATCGAAGCCGGCAAGATGGAAATGGAACTGTGCGACTGTTCTCCGTTCCAGGTCGTGGCGGAAGTGGTCAACGTGATGCAGATGAAAGCGCAGCAGCAGAATCTGGTGCTGGAATCGTCGGTCCGCGGCAAAATTCCCCGCATGATTCTGACGGATCAGACGCGGCTGCGGCAGATTCTGATGAACCTGGTCGGCAACGCCATCAAGTTCACTCAGCAGGGAAGTGTCCGCATCGTCACCGAACTGATCGACGACCCGCGCAGGCCGATGTTGAAGTTCGAAGTCAGCGACACCGGGATCGGCATGACGGCCGAACAGTGCGGGAAGATCTTCGAAGAATTCACTCAGGCCGACAGTTCCGTCAATCGCCGATTCGGCGGAACAGGACTGGGGCTGGCCATCAGCAAACGGCTGACCGAAGCGCTGGGAGGAACGATTGAAGTTTCCAGCAGGTCCGGTCAGGGCAGCACGTTTACGTTTACCGTGACGACCGGCAACATTTCCATGGTGCCACGCATCGACCATGACACGGCGGTCACGGATCTGCGAAACACGTATCAGCGACACAAGTCCGGGCTGTCGGTCACGTTCAAGCGGGCTCGCGTGCTGATCACCGACGACACTGCCGCCAATCGGCAGCTTGTCGGTCTGGTCCTTCGCCGCGCCGGGCTGCATGTGGAAGAAGCAAAGAACGGTCTGGAAGCGGTCAAACGCGCGACGGCGGAGAAGTTCGACCTGCTGCTGATGGACATGCAGATGCCGGTGATGGATGGATTCACGGCAACTCGCAAGCTGCGCGAAAAGGGCATGAACGCACCGATCATCGCGCTGACCGCAAACGTGATGGCCAGCGACCGCGAACGCTGCGAGCAGGCCGGCTGCAGCGGATTCCTGACGAAACCGATCGACATCGACAACCTGCTGCAGGCGCTTGCCGAACGATTGCCAACCGCCGATGTTCGTCAGGAAGCGACTGCCGGCACCGAGACCACGAACTTCAACCCCTACGTCGACCAGCCGGCACCGGGAGAGAAGCGCAGCCCCGCTGCGCCAAAGGGAGCCGCGCCGGCAATCGCGCGTTCCGCCGGCGTCCGTCCGCCGGTGCGGTCCGCGGAACAGAAATCACCCGCACCACAACCGGCGGTGCCGAAGTCCAGGCCGGCCGTACCGCCGACTCGACGCGCCGTCGAAACACAGGTTGCGGCACCGAAACAGCAGCCGGAATCCACGCGGCGTCCGGCGTCGAAACCGAAAACTTCGCGGGCTCCGATCACCTCCACTCTTCCCATGGAGATCCCCGAATTCCGCGAGATCGTGGAACAGTTCGTCGGCGGACTCAGCACCACACTGGGAACGATGCAGTCCGCGTGGGATCGGCGCGACTTTGCGACACTTCGCGACCATGCCCACCGCCTGAAAGGCACCGGCGGAACCGTCGGGTTCCATCAGTTTACGGCTCCCGCAGCCGCTCTGCAGGATCGGGCAGAACAGAGAGCGGAAGCAGATATTGATGAACTGCTGGCGGAACTGCATGAGTTGTCGCACGCCATTCAACTGCCCGGTTGCGGCGATCTTTGCGGTGTCGCGGATTAG